A section of the Centropristis striata isolate RG_2023a ecotype Rhode Island chromosome 7, C.striata_1.0, whole genome shotgun sequence genome encodes:
- the LOC131974860 gene encoding chondroitin sulfate N-acetylgalactosaminyltransferase 1-like has protein sequence MFKRWLLGLLARFGLIVLGLCCCLSLFYLLACKPASHSSQQSLLWSGGATSKEGYLALLQEREDSHRHYINSLTKQIAQLKEALQERTQQLQESLEKAKTRGILPQGLESLHKTPTQTDLKEFLRSQLNHAEVYSGVKLPSEYAVIPFDTFTLRRVYQLETGLTRHPEERPVRRDRRDELISTVETALHVLNGPLQHTDNTRRKHTYSPSDFIEGLTRTERDRGTVYELMFKGDGPRDFTQLVLFRPFGPVMKVKSENVDTGNMLINIIVPLSKRPDAFRQFINNFREVCIKQDARVHLTVVYFGRDQIDQVKAMLDQTTRETRFRSFTLIQLNEEFSRGRGLDVGARAWRRSQNVLLFFCDVDIHFTADFLTSCRLNAEPGKKVYYPVLFSQYNPSVIYSNQTALPPVQQQLVIRKETGFWRDFGFGMTCQYRSDFLNIGGFDRNIKGWGLEDVHLYRKYLHSKLMVIRSPSRGLFHLWHEKSCADQLPPDKFKMCMQTKAMSEASHGQLGELFFRREIEIHLSSQKQTNTTT, from the exons ATGTTTAAACGATGGCTTTTAGGCCTGTTGGCCCGGTTCGGCCTCATTGTGCTGGgcctctgctgctgtctgtctctgttctacCTCCTCGCCTGTAAACCAGCGTCTCACAGCAGCCAGCAGTCTCTGCTGTGGTCTGGAGGGGCCACCAGTAAGGAGGGATACCTGGCCTTGCTGCAGGAGCGGGAGGACTCTCACAGACATTACATTAACAGCCTGACAAAGCAGATAGCCCAGCTGAAGGAGGCTCTCCAGGAGAGGACGCAGCAGCTTCAGGAGTCCCTGGAAAAAGCAAAAACCAGAGGGATCTTGCCACAGGGTCTGGAGAGTCTGCACAAGACCCCGACACAAACGGACCTGAAG GAGTTCCTTCGCTCCCAGCTGAACCATGCCGAGGTGTACTCAGGTGTAAAGCTGCCCAGCGAATATGCAGTGATTCCTTTTGACACTTTCACCCTGCGGAG GGTGTACCAGCTGGAGACGGGGCTGACGAGGCACCCAGAGGAGAGGCCTGTGAGGAGAGACCGCAGAGACGAGCTGATAAGCACAGTGGAAACAGCTCTGCATGTCCTGAACGGACCTCTGCAACACACAGACAACACCAGACGGAAGCACACATACTCCCCTTCAGACTTCATAGAGG GGTTGACTCGTACAGAGCGGGACAGGGGAACTGTCTATGAACTGATGTTTAAAGGCGATGGCCCGCGAGACTTCACACAGCTCGTGCTCTTCAGGCCGTTTGGCCCTGTGATGAAGGTGAAGAGCGAGAACGTTGACACAGGCAACATGCTCATCAACATCATCGTACCTCTCTCCAAAAGGCCGGACGCTTTCAGGCAATTCATCAACAACTTCAG AGAAGTGTGCATAAAGCAGGACGCCAGAGTTCATCTGACTGTGGTCTACTTTGGCCGAGATCAGATAGACCAGGTGAAAGCCATGCTGGACCAGACCACCAG AGAGACTCGGTTCAGAAGCTTCACTCTGATCCAGCTGAATGAGGAGTTCTCTCGTGGCCGGGGCTTAGACGTGGGTGCCAGGGCGTGGAGGCGCAGCCAGAATGTCCTGCTCTTCTTCTGCGATGTTGACATCCACTTCACGGCTGACTTCTTAACTTCCTGTCGTCTCAACGCCGAGCCTG gtaAGAAAGTGTACTATCCAGTGCTCTTCAGCCAATACAACCCATCTGTTATTTACAGTAATCAGACAGCTCTACCGCCTGTTCAACAACAACTG GTGATAAGGAAGGAAACTGGATTCTGGAGAGACTTTGGGTTTGGCATGACGTGTCAGTACAGGTCTGATTTCCTCAACATAG GTGGTTTTGACCGTAACATCAAAGGCTGGGGTTTGGAGGACGTGCACCTGTACAGGAAGTACCTTCACAGTAAGCTGATGGTGATTCGCTCTCCGTCCAGAGGCCTTTTCCACTTGTGGCACGAAAAGAGCTGTGCAGACCAGCTCCCTCCAGACAAATTCAAGATGTGCATGCAGACCAAAGCCATGAGTGAAGCTTCACATGGCCAGCTGGGGGAGCTGTTCTTCAGACGAGAGATTGAGATTCATTTGAGCTCCCAGaagcagacaaacacaacaacatga